A window of Gloeothece verrucosa PCC 7822 genomic DNA:
AAAGCTTTACCGATACCTTATTTTACTCAAACTGATAGAAAAATTGTAACCCCTCGTAATCCTCAAGAAGAAGCCTTAGCACAAATTTGGTCTAAAGTATTTGGATTAAGGCAAATAGGAGTTAATGAAAACTTTTTCCAATTGGGGGGACATTCCCTAATTGCTGTACAAATTTTATCGAGAATTCGGGATACTTTTAAAGTAGAAATTTCTTTAGAAAATCTTTTAAATAACCCGACGGTTAGTGAATTAGTTCAAGTGATCGCTCAACAACAAAATAAACAGCAAAAATCAAGCTTTACTGAAATTAAGCCTATTCCTAGAGAGGGATATTTACCGGTTTCTTTTGCTCAAGAAAGGGTTTATTTTATAGAACAATTATCTTCCTCAGTAACCGCCTATCAATTTCAAGAAATATTACAGATTAAAGGATATTTAAATATTAGCATTTTAGAAAAAAGCTTAACGGAAATTTTACGTCGTCATGAAATATTTCGTACAACATTTCCTACAATCAATGGTAAATTAGTACAATTGATTCACCCCCCTCAACCGGTTAAGCTACCTGTAATCAACTTGCAAAATTTTTCGGAAGAAGAACAAGCACAAGAAATAGCAAGATTGACTGAGAAATCAATTCATAAACCTTTTAATATTAGCCAATTACCGTTAATCCATTGGACATTATTAAAATTAAGTGATCAAGAATGGGTGCTAATCCATGTAGAACATCACATGGTACACGATGGCTGGTCATTTAATTTATTTTTAAAAGAATTAATCATCCTATATCAAGCTTTTTCAGAAGGAAAACCTTCTCCCTTAAATGAACCTTCAATACAATTTGTAGACTTTGCTCATTGGCAACGAGAATGGGTTAAAACTGAACAAGCACAAACCCAACTCGACTATTGGCAGAAAAAATTAACGGGGATGCCGCCGCTTTTAGAATTACCATTAGATCGCCCACGCCCAACAGAACAAACATACTCAGGGGGAATGATTCGAGTTGATCTCCCCTTAGATATGTGCAAGTCCCTAAGAGCTTTAGGTCGTCAAGAAGGGGTAACACTATTTATGAGTATGTTTGCCGTATTTTTAACCCAAATTTATCGCTATACAGGGCAAGAAGATATTTGTATAGGATCAGGGGTTGCTAACCGACGTTTACGGCAAACTGAAGAATTAATTGGCATGATTGTCAATAATATTGTTTTTCGCACCGATGTTTCAGGTAATCCAACTTTTCGAGAATTATTAAACAGAGTTCGTCAAGTCACCTTAGAAGGTTATGCCAATGAAGACTTGCCCTTTGATAAAGTTGTTGAAATTTTAAAACCAGTTCGTCACTTAAGTTATAATCCCTTATTTCAGGTAATGTTTAGTTTTCATGATGCTCAATTACCTGACCTCAATTTACCGGGATTAAGTATTAAACAAAATGAGGCAGTTAGCAATTCTTCAGCTAAATTTGACCTTGATATTGTAGTAATTCCCCGTTATGAACAACGAGTAAGCTGTCATTCTACTGCCCAAATCAAAAGCAATGAAACTGAAGGAATTACAATGGTTTGGGAATACAATAGTGATCTATTTGATCGCTCTACAATTGAAAGAATGATCACGGATTATCAAACCCTATTAAGTGGCATTTTAGCTAATCCCTATCAACGCCTCTCTCAATATTCTTTATTAAAAGAGGAGCAAAAACATCAGTTATTAGTAGCCTGGAATCAAACTGATACTAAATATCCTGCTGTTAACACTATTCATCAACTCTTTGAGGAACAAGTCAGAAAGAACCCAGAAGCGATCGCCGTTGTTTGTGGGCAAGAAAAAATTAATTACCAACAATTAAATGAAAAAGCTAATCAACTAGCTCATTATTTGCGAACTTTAGGGGTTAAATCTGATGATTTAGTAGGGATTTGTTTAGAGCGATCCCTAGAAATGATCATCGGAGTTTTGGGCATACTCAAAGCAGGAGCCGCCTACTTATCTCTTGATCCTGTCTACCCGAAAGAAAGATTAGATTATATGATGATAGATGCTAAGGTTTCTATTGTTGTCACCTTAGAAAAGTATGCTTATTTAACTAATAATCAAGCCGTAAAATCAGTTTATCTAGATAGCCAAAAAGCGATTATTGAAGAACAAAATACCGCTAATTTTGAGGCAGAAATTGGTACTAAAAACCTTGCCTATATTATCTATACATCAGGTTCTACGGGACAGCCTAAAGGAGTGTTAATTGAGCATAAATCTTTAATTAACTTGACTCAAAGTGCTATTAATCAATATCAAATAAATGTTAAAGATAAAGTTTTACAATTTGCCTCGATTAATTTTGATGCGGCGGCAGAAGAAATTTATCCCTGTTTAAGTAGCGGCGGTACTCTTGTTCTCAGAACAGAAGAGATGATGAAATCTGTGGCTAATTTTATACAAAAATCCCAAGAAAAAGGGATTACTATTTGGGATTTACCTACCGCTTACTGGCATTTATTAGTCACAGAAATAATGCAGGAAAATCTATCTTTACCCCCTTCATTACGGTTAGTCATTTTAGGCGGTGAAAGAGTCTTACCTGAACGGGTAAAAATGTGGCAGGAATACGTCGGTTATTATCCCAAATTAGTTAATAGTTATGGTCCGACTGAGGCCACCGTTGTCTCTACCCTCTATTATCTCCCTGATGCCCCCGTTAAGGGAGGCGAAATTCCTATAGGTAAACCTATCAATAATGTTCAGGTTTATATTTTAGATCAATATTTACAACCCATGCCGCTTGGTGTACCTGGGGAACTTTATATAGGGGGATTAGGTATAGCTAGAGGTTACTTAAACCGCCCTGAACTAACCGCCGAAAAATTTATTGATAATCCTTTTAAAGCCGGCGATAAACTCTACAAAACTGGAGATTTAGTTCGTTATAAACCAGATGGTAATCTAGAATTTTTAGGACGGATAGACTCTCAAGTTAAAATTCGCGGCTTTCGTATTGAACTGGCAGAAATAGAAGCCATTTTAAACCAATATTCTCGAATCAAACAAGCAGTAGTCATCGCTAGGGAAGATCATCCAGGAAATAAACAGTTAGTGGCCTATTTACTAGGGAAGCAAAATCAAGTAACCCTTGAAGAAATTCGCTATTACCTCAAGGAGAAATTACCCGCCTATATGGTTCCCTCTGTCTTTATTTTCTTAGACGAGATTCCCTTAACACCCAATGGAAAAGTCGATTATAAAGCTCTACCAATTCCTGATAAAACTCTGTCTTATACTCAGGATATTACTGTTCCAACCAGCCAAACTGAAAAACAATTAGCCAGCATTTGGGCTGAAGTTTTAAGGCTGCAACAAGTGGGCATTCATGACAATTTTTTTGAACTAGGGGGCGATTCAATTATTAGTATCCAAATGATTTCTAAAGCGAATCAGATGGGGATACAGTTAATTCCTAAACAGCTTTTTCAGTATCAAACCATTGCGGAATTAGCCACTGTGATTGGAACCAGTCAACAAATTGAAGCTAATCAAAATGTTGTTACAGGAATTCTACCATTAACGCCTATTCAGTGTTGGTTTTTTGAGCAAAATTTAGCTGAAACACACTTTTTCAATCAATCCGCTTTAATAGAAGTACCAGCTACCTTAGACCCAGACTTATTAAAAGGAGTTTTACAGCAATTACTCAGTCACCATGATGCGTTACGGTTACGTTATGAAGAAAAAAATGGTCAGATTCAGCAAATTAATGATGGCCTCAATGAAATTGTTCCCTTAAGCGTTATTGATTTATCTCATCTGTCTACCAACGACCAAGCCGCCGCTATTAACCGTTATGATTCTGAGTTACAACGGAGCTTAAATTTGACATCAGGAGAAATTGTTAAAGTCGCCTTATTTAAATTAGGTAATCAACAAGCAAATCAATTATTAATCGTCATTCATCATTTAGCGGTAGATGGTATTTCCTGGCGGATTTTGCTAGAAGATTTAACCACTGCTTATCAACAAATTAGTCAAGATCAAGCCATTAAATTACCGCGCAAAACCACTTCTTTTCAAGATTGGTCAAAACGGCTAGTTAGCTATAGTCAATCTGATAAATTAAAACACGAGTTAAGTTATTGGTTATCTCAATTCCCAACAAAAATACAGCCTTTACCTGTAGATTATAACCCCGAACAAGATGTAAATTTATTAAGTTCAGCTAAAGCGACTAACTTGTCCTTAACAGAAGAAGAAACGCGAGGATTATTACAAGATGTTCCCAGTGCTTACAATACTCAAATTAACGATATTTTGTTAACTGCGTTAGTGGAAAGTTTTGGTCAATGGACGGGGGAAAATGCCTTATTAGTTGACTTAGAAGGACATGGACGAGAAAACTTATTTGACGATATAGATTTATCTCGCACTGTCGGTTGGTTTACCACTTTATTTCCTCTAAAATTGGAACGGAGTCAAACAGGTAAACCCCAAGAAACATTAAAAACTGTTAAAGAACAATTACGTCATCTACCCAATCATGGTATTAGTTATGGTATCCTCAGATATCTATCCAAAGATAAAGAGGTAATATATAATTGTGAACAGTTAATAAAGCCCCAGGTCAGTTTTAATTACTTAGGTCAATTTGATCAGGTACTATCCGCTACCGGGGTCTTAGGAACAGTCAAAGAATGGAAATCCGATCACACTTCTTTAGGCTATCGTAGTCATCTTTTAGAAGTTAGTGGTCTCATTCATTCTCACAAATTGGAAATACAATTTGTTTACAGTGAAAATATTCATCGTTTAGAAACTATTGAACAACTCGCCAAGCAATTTATGAAGATTTTGAGAAATTTGATTGTTCACTGTCAAGCGATTGAAACGAAAAGTTACACTCCTTCTGACTTTGCAGCCGCTCAAATTAGCCAGCAACAGCTTGACAAATTTCTGAACAAAATAGCTCAAAAGCAATCGAGAAAAAAATAGCGAAATGAGCAATAGAGTCTAACTCCTTTTAATTGCTATCTTATTTTAGTCAACAACAAGCTGATAAATTTTTGAGCAGAATAAACCAACCCCAAGAGAAAAAGAGGTATTCAAATGAACAATATTGAAGATCTGTATGAGCTTTCGCCCATGCAGCAAGGAATGCTGTTTCATAGTCTTTATTCCCCTGAGTCGGAAGTTTATTTTGAGCAGCTAATTTGCACATTAAAAGGAAAATTAAATTTGTCGACTTTCCAAGAAACTTGGCAAAAAATCGTAGCTCGTCATCCTGTTTTACGTAGTTCTTTTTATTGGGAAGAAATAGAAAAACCCCTGCAAATGGTCAATCGTCAGGTAGAATTATTCTGGAAAATTTATGATTGGCAACATTGGGATCACGAGCAACAAAAAAGTCAATTAGAAATCTTTTTAAAACAGGATCGCGCCAAAGGAATAGCATTAGATGAAGCTCCTCTAATGCGTTTTACAATTATACAATTAGACAGCGATACTTATCAATTTATTTGGAGTCATCATCATATCTTATTTGATGGCTGGTCAATGCAAATTATTTTGCAAGAAGTTTTTGACTTATACGAAGCTTATCAAGGGGGCAAATCTTTAACTTTAAAACCCTGTTATCCTTATCGGGAGTATATTCAATGGTTACAACAACAGGACAACAGTAAAGCTCAAAAATTTTGGCAAAATAAATTGCAAGGTTTTGAAGCCACCACCCCGATAGAAATTGATAAATTACCCGGTCAGAAAACCTCTCAAGTTGCCTATCATCAAATACCCTTTAAATTACCTTTAGAAATCTCGCAAAAATTAGAATCTTTAGCAAAAAAAAATCATTTAACCCTCAATAATATAGTGCAAGGTGCATGGGGATTACTGCTGTCTCGCTACAGTGGAGAAAGTGACGTTATTTTTGGTGCTACAGTATCAGGTCGTCCTAGTAATTTGCCGGATGTAGACAAAAGAGTTGGGTTATTTATTAATACTTTACCCATTCGCTTAATAATTTCTGAGCAGATGGCATTAATTCCTTGGCTGAAGGAATTACAATCTCAACAGCTTGAACAAGAACAATATGCTTATTATTCTCTAGCAGACATTCAAAAAAACAGTGATATTTTGCCTGGTAAGCCTTTATTTGAAAGCATTTTAGTTTTTGAGAATTACCCTGATTATCCCGAAGAGGCTGCAAACAAAACTTTAAGAATTACTGACCTGTATTGTTTTGAAAGAACCAATTATCCTATAACCCTCGTCGTTAACCCTGACTCAGAATTATCAGGACGAATTATTTATGATAGCAGTCGTTTTGCGCCCGAACCCATTGAGCGTATGATAGAACATTTTCAAAATTTATTAACAAGTATTGCTGAGAATCCCGAACAGCCAGTCGTCCTCATTCCCTTTTTAACGCCGCAAGAGCAACAGCAATTACTCAAAGATTGGAACGATACCCAGGTTGATTATGCCTACGATAAATGTATTCATCAGTTATTTGAGGAACAGGTCCAGCGTACACCAGATGCAGTAGCAGTGGTGTTTGAAAATGAACAATTAACATACCAAGAATTGAATCATCGTGCTAATCAGTTAGCACATTATTTGCAGTCTTTGGGAGTAGGTGCGGATGTATTAGTAGGGGTGTGCTTGGAACGTTCATTAGAAATGATAGTGGGACTACTTGGTATTCTCAAAGCCGGCGGCGCTTATGTTCCTTTTGACCCACAATATCCAATAGAGCGCTTAAAATTTATGCTTGAAGACACTCAGGTGAAAGTGCTACTAACTCAAGAAAAATTAGTCAAATCTTTGCCTCAAAATCACGTACATATTATCTGTTTGGATACTGACTGGCAAACAATATCCCTGGCAAATCAAGATAATCTCAATACCCTAGTTAGTGGAGAAAACCTGGCTTATGTAATTTACACCTCTGGTTCTACAGGAAAACCTAAAGGAGTAGTTGTAACTCATCAATCTGTAAATAGACTTGTGTTAAACACTAACTATATCCAGTTAACAGTTGATGATTGCATTGCACAAGCAGCAAACATTGCTTTTGATGCTGCTACATTTGAAATTTGGGGAGCATTACTTAACGGAGCAAAGTTAGTAATTATCAATAAATCTGTATTACTTTCGCCGTCAGAATTTGCTTTCAATATTAGCTCCCAAAAGATTAGTGTCTTATTTTTAACAACAGCTTTATTCAATCAGCTTGCTAGTTTTGTACCTAAAGCATTTAGTTCTTTAAGATATTTATTATTTGGTGGGGAAGCGGTTGATCCTAGGTGGGTACAAGAAGTTTTGGACAAAGGCGCTCCAGAAAAACTGCTTCATGTTTATGGACCCACAGAAAATACTACTTTTTCTTCTTGGTATTTGGTAGAAAACTTATCAACTACAGCGACAACTATTCCCATTGGCAAACCTATCACTAATACCCAAATTTATGTTTTAGACAAGTATTTACGCCCTGTTCCTGTAGGTATTCCAGGCGAATTGTATATTGGTGGTTTAGGATTAGCACGAGGGTATTTACATCAGCCAACATTAACTCAAGAAAAGTTTATTACTAATCCCTTTAGCTTGGGAGAAATCCTTTATAAAACAGGAGATATAGCTCGTCGTCTTCCTGATGGTAATTTGGAATTTGTAGGCAGGATAAATAATCAAATAAAAATTCGAGGCTTTCGTATTGAATTAGAAGAAATTGAAACCGTTTTAGTCCTACATTCTGAAATAAAACAAGCTGTGGTTACTTTACGAAAAAATTCTTTAGGAGAAAAATATTTAGTTGCTTATATCATTGCTAAAAATTCCCAATTAAGTCCTAAAATAGTACGGAATTTTCTTATGCAAAAATTGCCAGATTATATGATTCCTAATGACTTTGTTTTTTTAGACGCTTTTCCCCTTAATACTAATGGTAAAATTAACCGGCAAGATTTACCAAATCCCAATCCACAGCAGAGACAAACCTGGGTAGAATTTGTTGAACCTTGCACAGAAATAGAGCAGGAAATAGCAACTATTTGGTTAAAGGTTCTTCGCTTAAATAAAGTGGGAATATATAATAACTTTTTTGAATTAGGGGGACATTCTTTACTCGCTACTCAAGTTATTTCTCGGCTAAAAGAAACATTTGAAATGGAATTGTCTTTCCGTTATTTTTTTGAGAATCCGACCATTGCTCAACTAGCTGAAAAAATTGTTATCCAGCAACTTGAAGAGACAGAAATTGATGACATAGATCAAATGTTAGAAGAAATAGAACAATTATCTGAAGAAGAAGTTGTTCAACAATTATCTCTTGAAATTTAAATAAAACAACCTAACCCTTTTTTAAGATGAGTGATATTTTACAAAAACTAGAAAAGCTTTCGCCTGAAAAGCGGCAATTAGTTTTACAAAAACTAAAACAGCAACAAGGCAAAAAATCAAATAATAAGGAAAAGCTAACCCTAATTCCTAGATCAAGAGAAGAAAATATTCCTCTTTCTTTTGCTCAAACTCGCCTTTGGTTTGTCCATCAATTAGAAGGAGCAAGCGGCGCTTACACCATAGAGCGAACTCTCCGTTTGCAAGGTAAATTGAATCTACAAGCCTTAGAACAAGCTTTTCAGGCTCTTATACAACGCCATGAACCCCTACGGACTCAGTTTAAAATTAAAAATAATCAACCTATTCAGGTGATCGCCGCTAACGTCACCTTCCAATTACCTGTCATTAATCTGCAACATCTGAGCAACCCTGAGCAAGAAATCACCCATTTATTAGCAAAAGCTGTCTGTGAACCCTTTGATCTAGCTAATGGTTCGGTTCTCCGAGTCAAACTCTGGCAAGTGGCAACCGATGAATACATCTTGCTCATTGCTATACATCATATTGCGGCAGATGGTTGGTCAATGGGGATATTAATCCGTGAACTAGCCGCCTATTACCAAAGTCATTGCATGGGTGCAACTGCTGATTTACCTCCTTTACCGATTCAATATGCTGATTTTGTCTCCTGGCAGCGTCAATGGTTCACCGGTGAAGTGCTAGAGCGTCAATTGAGCTATTGGAAACAGAAATTAGCCACTATTCCCCTACTGCATCAATTACCAAGCGATCGCCCTCGCCCCGCCACTCAAAGTTTTTCCGGGGGAACGGAACTATTTCAATTAGACCGGGAACTGACTGAACAACTCAAACAACTGAGTCAGCGAGCCGGTTGTACCCTCTTTATGACCCTTTTAGCCGGATTTGCGGTGTTGTTGTCCCGTTATAGTGGGCAAGATGATATTGTGATTGGCTCACCGATCGCTAACCGTAACCGGACTGAAATTGAAGGGCTAATCGGCTTTTTTGTCAATACCTTGGTTTTAAGGTTTTATCTCTCGAAAAACCCTAGTTTTGAGGAATTTCTGATACAGGTTAGAGAAACGACTCAAGAAGCTTATGATCATCAGGATTTACCTTTTGAGATGTTAGTCGAAGCCTTGCAACCTGAACGGCATTTAGACCGTCATCCC
This region includes:
- a CDS encoding non-ribosomal peptide synthetase; this translates as MNNIEDLYELSPMQQGMLFHSLYSPESEVYFEQLICTLKGKLNLSTFQETWQKIVARHPVLRSSFYWEEIEKPLQMVNRQVELFWKIYDWQHWDHEQQKSQLEIFLKQDRAKGIALDEAPLMRFTIIQLDSDTYQFIWSHHHILFDGWSMQIILQEVFDLYEAYQGGKSLTLKPCYPYREYIQWLQQQDNSKAQKFWQNKLQGFEATTPIEIDKLPGQKTSQVAYHQIPFKLPLEISQKLESLAKKNHLTLNNIVQGAWGLLLSRYSGESDVIFGATVSGRPSNLPDVDKRVGLFINTLPIRLIISEQMALIPWLKELQSQQLEQEQYAYYSLADIQKNSDILPGKPLFESILVFENYPDYPEEAANKTLRITDLYCFERTNYPITLVVNPDSELSGRIIYDSSRFAPEPIERMIEHFQNLLTSIAENPEQPVVLIPFLTPQEQQQLLKDWNDTQVDYAYDKCIHQLFEEQVQRTPDAVAVVFENEQLTYQELNHRANQLAHYLQSLGVGADVLVGVCLERSLEMIVGLLGILKAGGAYVPFDPQYPIERLKFMLEDTQVKVLLTQEKLVKSLPQNHVHIICLDTDWQTISLANQDNLNTLVSGENLAYVIYTSGSTGKPKGVVVTHQSVNRLVLNTNYIQLTVDDCIAQAANIAFDAATFEIWGALLNGAKLVIINKSVLLSPSEFAFNISSQKISVLFLTTALFNQLASFVPKAFSSLRYLLFGGEAVDPRWVQEVLDKGAPEKLLHVYGPTENTTFSSWYLVENLSTTATTIPIGKPITNTQIYVLDKYLRPVPVGIPGELYIGGLGLARGYLHQPTLTQEKFITNPFSLGEILYKTGDIARRLPDGNLEFVGRINNQIKIRGFRIELEEIETVLVLHSEIKQAVVTLRKNSLGEKYLVAYIIAKNSQLSPKIVRNFLMQKLPDYMIPNDFVFLDAFPLNTNGKINRQDLPNPNPQQRQTWVEFVEPCTEIEQEIATIWLKVLRLNKVGIYNNFFELGGHSLLATQVISRLKETFEMELSFRYFFENPTIAQLAEKIVIQQLEETEIDDIDQMLEEIEQLSEEEVVQQLSLEI
- a CDS encoding non-ribosomal peptide synthetase, which codes for MLNKCIHHLFETQVEQTPEAAAIAFKERELTYQELNIKANQLAYYLQTLGIKSETLVGLCVDSSLEMIIGMLGILKAGGAYVPLDPAYPQERLSYMVQDSQISLLVTGAKWSNLITNYEGAVVCLDSQWSDIAQYSSSNLINTVKPNNLAYIIYTSGSTGKPKGVMIEHQSLVNYIQLIIDQYQLVKAEGVLQFASISFDVAAEEIYSSLCSGATLVLRTEEMISSIPLFVKKSEELSINVWNLPTAYWHLLVQELINRKIALPNSLRLVIIGGEKAQSEAVKQWLKRVGTFPQLINIYGPTETTIGATICKLSELTESQLNRSEIPIGKSIGNNIQVYVLDENIKILPTEVEGEIYIGGLGVARGYLNRPELTAEKFIQSPFNPSERLYKTGDLGLYLTDGNLEYRGRIDYQVKINGFRIELGEIENFLRQHPQVAQTLVIDREDSLGNKSLVAYIVPYLAEENLTTNLEKYLTNKLPSYMIPRNFVVLENLPLTVNGKVDRKALPIPYFTQTDRKIVTPRNPQEEALAQIWSKVFGLRQIGVNENFFQLGGHSLIAVQILSRIRDTFKVEISLENLLNNPTVSELVQVIAQQQNKQQKSSFTEIKPIPREGYLPVSFAQERVYFIEQLSSSVTAYQFQEILQIKGYLNISILEKSLTEILRRHEIFRTTFPTINGKLVQLIHPPQPVKLPVINLQNFSEEEQAQEIARLTEKSIHKPFNISQLPLIHWTLLKLSDQEWVLIHVEHHMVHDGWSFNLFLKELIILYQAFSEGKPSPLNEPSIQFVDFAHWQREWVKTEQAQTQLDYWQKKLTGMPPLLELPLDRPRPTEQTYSGGMIRVDLPLDMCKSLRALGRQEGVTLFMSMFAVFLTQIYRYTGQEDICIGSGVANRRLRQTEELIGMIVNNIVFRTDVSGNPTFRELLNRVRQVTLEGYANEDLPFDKVVEILKPVRHLSYNPLFQVMFSFHDAQLPDLNLPGLSIKQNEAVSNSSAKFDLDIVVIPRYEQRVSCHSTAQIKSNETEGITMVWEYNSDLFDRSTIERMITDYQTLLSGILANPYQRLSQYSLLKEEQKHQLLVAWNQTDTKYPAVNTIHQLFEEQVRKNPEAIAVVCGQEKINYQQLNEKANQLAHYLRTLGVKSDDLVGICLERSLEMIIGVLGILKAGAAYLSLDPVYPKERLDYMMIDAKVSIVVTLEKYAYLTNNQAVKSVYLDSQKAIIEEQNTANFEAEIGTKNLAYIIYTSGSTGQPKGVLIEHKSLINLTQSAINQYQINVKDKVLQFASINFDAAAEEIYPCLSSGGTLVLRTEEMMKSVANFIQKSQEKGITIWDLPTAYWHLLVTEIMQENLSLPPSLRLVILGGERVLPERVKMWQEYVGYYPKLVNSYGPTEATVVSTLYYLPDAPVKGGEIPIGKPINNVQVYILDQYLQPMPLGVPGELYIGGLGIARGYLNRPELTAEKFIDNPFKAGDKLYKTGDLVRYKPDGNLEFLGRIDSQVKIRGFRIELAEIEAILNQYSRIKQAVVIAREDHPGNKQLVAYLLGKQNQVTLEEIRYYLKEKLPAYMVPSVFIFLDEIPLTPNGKVDYKALPIPDKTLSYTQDITVPTSQTEKQLASIWAEVLRLQQVGIHDNFFELGGDSIISIQMISKANQMGIQLIPKQLFQYQTIAELATVIGTSQQIEANQNVVTGILPLTPIQCWFFEQNLAETHFFNQSALIEVPATLDPDLLKGVLQQLLSHHDALRLRYEEKNGQIQQINDGLNEIVPLSVIDLSHLSTNDQAAAINRYDSELQRSLNLTSGEIVKVALFKLGNQQANQLLIVIHHLAVDGISWRILLEDLTTAYQQISQDQAIKLPRKTTSFQDWSKRLVSYSQSDKLKHELSYWLSQFPTKIQPLPVDYNPEQDVNLLSSAKATNLSLTEEETRGLLQDVPSAYNTQINDILLTALVESFGQWTGENALLVDLEGHGRENLFDDIDLSRTVGWFTTLFPLKLERSQTGKPQETLKTVKEQLRHLPNHGISYGILRYLSKDKEVIYNCEQLIKPQVSFNYLGQFDQVLSATGVLGTVKEWKSDHTSLGYRSHLLEVSGLIHSHKLEIQFVYSENIHRLETIEQLAKQFMKILRNLIVHCQAIETKSYTPSDFAAAQISQQQLDKFLNKIAQKQSRKK